DNA from Petropleomorpha daqingensis:
AGCTCGACGCGGCGCGGAAGATCCTGGGGACCACCGTGCGCGCCCTCGCGCCGCTGGCCGACGCCGGCGTCCCGATCGTCGGCGTGGAGCCGTCGTGCACCGCCGTGCTCCGCGGCGAGGCGGTGGAGCTGCTCGCCGATCCCGCGGCGGCGCGGGTCAAGGCGGCGACCCGGACGCTGGCCGAGCTGCTCGTGTCGACGCCGGGGTGGACGCCGCCGTCCCTGGAGGGGCTCGAGGTGGTCGCGCAGCCGCACTGCCACCACGCCTCGGTGCTCGGCTGGTCGGCCGACGAGACGCTGCTGCGGCAGGCCGGGGCCACGGTGACCCGCCTCGGCGGCTGCTGCGGGCTGGCCGGCAACTGGGGCGTCGAGCGCGGGCACCACGACGTCTCGGTGACGATCGCCGAGCAGCAGCTGCTGCCCGCCGTCCGGAACCTCTCCCCCGACGCCGTCGTCCTGGCCGACGGGTTCTCCTGCCGCACCCAGCTCGACCAGCTCGCCGAACGGCAGGGCCAGCACCTGGCCGAGCTGCTGGCGGCCCGTCTCACGCCGGCGGCGGATCGAGTTCCTGGAAGACGGTGACGTGCAGCCCGGCGGGCGCGTCCAGCCGGGCGTTCAGCGAGCGCCAGGGCGTCTCGGTGGGCGGCGCGACGACGTCCGCGCCGGCCTGGACGAGGTCGTCGGTGACCCGCTGCGCGTCGTCGACCTCGAACGCGACCCGCATGCGCGGGGCGACCGGGCGGCCGACCTCGACCTCGTCGATGTAGCGCTTCTGCGCCGGGTTGGCGAGCTCGAGCGTGGCCCGGCCGGCGTCGAGGATCGTCACGTGCGCGCCGCCCGGCGCCTCGAAGGCGTCCTCGACGGGCAGCCCGAGGACGTCGCGGTAGAACCGGACGGCCGCCTCGTAGTCCTCGGCCTCGACGACCAGCCGGAGCTGGCGCACGCGTCGGTCGCTCATGGCTCCGCAGTCTGGACCGGGACGGGCAGGCG
Protein-coding regions in this window:
- a CDS encoding VOC family protein is translated as MSDRRVRQLRLVVEAEDYEAAVRFYRDVLGLPVEDAFEAPGGAHVTILDAGRATLELANPAQKRYIDEVEVGRPVAPRMRVAFEVDDAQRVTDDLVQAGADVVAPPTETPWRSLNARLDAPAGLHVTVFQELDPPPA